The DNA sequence tcccttgttttcagagtggtgttgtttgcaatattttatgtgcttctattgtctgtggccctgagaaaacaggatttgccagactttgatgatgggaatactttgttgggaggtgttagctggccctgattgtttcctgtgtggaattcccctgtttatttactgtcctggttttagagattatattgttctgcattattctatcccagtaattatttcatattaaagtagaatctcacttatccaacattcacgtatataatgttctggattatccaacgcagtctgccttttcataatcaatgtttttgtagtcagtgttttaaattcattgtgatattttagtggtaaatttgtaaatacagtacagtagagtctcacttatccaacataaacaggctggcagaatattggataagcgaatatgttggataataaggaggcattaaggataagcctattaaacatcaaattaggttatgattttacaaatgaagcaccaaaatatcatcttagacaacaaatttggcagaaaaagtagttcaatacacagtaatgctatgtagtaattactgtatttatgaatttagcaccaaaatatcacaatatattgaaaacattgactacaaaaatgcattggataatccagaacattggataagcgagtgttggataagtgagactctactgtaattactacatagcattactgcgcatggaactactttttctgtcaaatttgttgtataatatgatgctttggtgcttaatttgtaaaacgattacctaatttgatgtttaattggcttttcctgaatcccttcttattatccaacatattcacttatcctgccggcctgtttatgttggataagtgagactctactgtatattgataatcttaaattatctgcttagaactggattatatgaggccccttcttcacagctgtataaaatgcacactgaagtggattatatggcagtgtggagtcaagataatccagtgcaaagcagataatataagattataaatgggttatatagctgtgtagaagggccttgagtctacactgccatataatccagttaaaatcagataatctgtggaagaagcctaagtgaggcctaaatcagcctgtcccctaactgaagcctggctgtcccttggctggttgctaggcaaccaagtgggcagagattagccctctaaactggcagcaattggataaaaaaattattcctctccctctaattaggactttatttttcttttctttttgttgtatcaacctggaggcatggatgatgggttgtgttgtcaaatttcgaggttgcggggcctgtacttttgttgttttgtccactgccctgatgccatcactcttttatatatatagattacaggaCATTTGACTAAGGGGAGAAATTTGTGGAGGaaaatttgttttctttggctgtcAAAACAAAATTTTCACAACTATTTAAGAATCAAGAATTTACATCCCTAGGAGTTAGGGTCTTTGGGAAGAGACTGAGTTCTTTGTAGAGATCAATATAACTTAATCTAGAGATCAATGTCTGGGGAAAAACTGAGTTCTTTACAGAGATCAATTTAAACTTCTATTTTGGTTGAATGAGGCCTCTTGCAATGACCTGAATATTCATGGAATTTCTCATAGAAAAAGTGATTATAGAATTATTTGTAGGACTTCAGTGTTGTGGGTATGTTTTcatgccttcttctgaaatatatcttTTCCAGATTTATGATTTATTTCCCTCACTAATGAGCCATATACCAGGATCTCACCAGAAGGCGCTGTCTGCCAGAGACTTTGTGTGTTCGTTCATAAAGAAGGAGATCAACAAACACCAGGACATCGCTGCTATAGATGATCCACAAGACTTCATTTATTCCTACCTTGCTCAATTAGAGAAAGTATGTGGACATTCATACTGTGATCATATGATACTAGTTTGGCTCCAAGAATAATTCAAGGGTAGACATCTGTGGTGTCTCGGATCCAATATTATGCCCCTAGGACCATAAGTGGGCCATGTGCTTCTTCCTACCCAAAATTGGCTAGAGGACCACAATGGGAAGCTTAAAAAGTATTCTGAAAAAAAGTAAacagttttttggggggagggatgaAGCTTGCTTGAAATCTGAATTGCATCCAAATGATCTGCAATAGTGGAATGAGTTACATAAAAGAAATGTGATATGTTCTCGTCTGTTGTTCTATAGATGGAAGACCAGGCCAACACACCTTATGATGAAAGCAACATGATCCAGAGTATATTTGACCTCTTCTTGGGTGGGACAGAGACATCCAGCACCACCCTTAATTGGACATTGTTGTACATGGTGCTTTATCCAGACATACAAGGTAAGAATGTAAGCAAGGACATTTGAATTTTGCTTGATTAGTAGGGTTGTGCAAGGATTTGGAGTGGTTGATTCCCTTCAGCCAATGCAGCTTGTTCCGCTTGGCCAGAGGGCCATAACAGTAAAGGCCTAGCCATCACATTTTTTTATCCATTAAGGGACCATGTGGCAGCCAGTCATGGATCCTCTTCCCCTATTCGACATCAAGTGGCGCACAAGGAGGCTGCCACATGCTGCTCGCATGGAGTTTCCCTGTGagtcctgcctgttgggccaatatAAATAGAAGAATGTTATGATATGTCTTAACAccattgctcaaacccagactcccttgaaaggaagaaaagaaaagatcacagaaacaaaaagtggagccttgtaagttccccattgccgccaattaaCCAGATGTTCCCAGATCTTCCGGCTGACTAACTGAAAATAGATATTTCTATTAGCCGAAGCTCCTGAGAAATGGACCTGGGTGCCCAACGAAATTTGGATGCCAAAACTGGATTGCCGtccagccgaattgcacaagcctactgactAGTAGccttttcacattacacaatttcATTAGGATCCCACTTTAGATTTCATCTTGTCTTCCAAATGGAAAGCCTGGGAAACCTAGCTTATGTAGCACGTTTTGAATCCTCAGTTAGACAGATCCATTGCTTCAGCAAAGAAGGAATCTTTGGAATCCTTGTGCTATAATATAGTGTGGAATAGCCCCAGAACTATAGCAAACGCATTTCATCTTGAGCTATGAATTTGGATGCAACTACCTTGAGCATTCCTCATTAATGTTAGAAAAGTGCTGTTGATTTAAGAGGTAAACTCATTTTCCTTTCTTAACCTGAAGAGAGCCAGTTTGTTCTGAACAGCTGCTTTAACACATCTGTCACATAATTCCTGGCATTCCAAACACATTAACTTATCCATCTAGCTGTAAGAAACTGGGAAAGAGGAACTCTTCTTCTGGAAAGGTATTTTGCCTTTGTGCATCTTAGTCTGATAGATAGTTATGAAATCTGCTGTTTGAGtctatacatttattttaatttggggTCAGGGGATAAGGTCTATTCCAGCTTAAGGAtgtatctgtggatacagagggccaactatgttTTTTCcatagtttttacccaatttgggtcccccAATGTTATtgaattacaaatcccatcacttTGGATTATCtatcatgcagactggggataatgggaattgcaaccaagCAGCACTTGTGGAtggaagccccggtggcgaagtgtgttaaagcactgagctgctgaactttcagaccaaaaggtcccaggttcaaatcccgggagtggagtgagcgcccgctgttagctccagcttctgccaacctagcagtttgaaaacatgccaatgtgagtagatcaatagctcctgagggaaggtaacagctctccatgcagtcatgccggctacatgaccttggaggcgtctacggacaacgccggctcttcggcttagaaatggagatgagcaccaacccccagagtcggacatgactggacttaacgtcaagggaaacctttacctttagcacttgtggctctgagattggggaaaagttaaaggacattttaaagtcaggcatccTATCCACAAGTCTTGCATCTCAACTCAAAcctcactatcctgactaaactgaACAAACTTTACCCTTATAGATGTTAgtgcatcacaactcccatcagctctactcatgatgtctaatgacgaAGATTACAGGAGTTGGAATctagcatctggaggaccacataaaatgacatggcggcaggcctggcccaacacggcacgctggccaccccccgcgttgggcgccaccttcccaggggcgctattgagcccctgggaggcagggccacacctggcggaggcggggccgtgtgatgcggaggcggggccaggtttggccccgcctcctgcggggcgcaccatggcgcagccaggccacggcgcgcgcccgctgcagcaggagtcctttcaggctgcggcctggaagaactcctgccgcagcttggctgcgccagggcacgccccgcgggaggcggggccacgtctggccccacctcccgcgccgcgcaccctggccccgcctcccacgccgcccggcgcaggggagggggcgcaaaaaaatatttgcttACCCCTtggaatttcctcgggccggtcctgcatGGCGGGTTGGATTTGACCTGTGGGCCTTGAATTTGAGACATGTGAGCAAAAGGGGTTGTACCTGTGGAATACCTGCTGCAGTCATTAACCAGCAATTACATCCTCTTGTATATACAAAAGTGCCAAACTTCGGTATCACAGAGCGTGCTGAAGCTCGTCCAGTCCTAGCTCAAAAGACAACTTATGTGCTCCCCTTAATAAATATTATGCTTATTTCTTCTCAGCCAAAGTTCAGAAGGAAATAGATGCAGTCATAGCTCCTGGCCAAACAATCTGCTACGAAGACCGCAAGAGCTTGCCTTATACCAATGCCGTGATTCACGAGAGCCAGCGTTTCAGCAACATTATTGCCATTGGCCTGCCCAGGTTATGTGTGAAGGATACAACGATCCGACAGTTTTCAATTAAAAGGGTAAATAGCTCTTTTACAGCCTTCCTTCTATTGTTTATTTGCATGTCAATGTTTCTAAATGtgccctttcttttttaaaaacataccaaAGATGTTCATAATTAAAAACCATGTACAACAAAACCAAAAGAGCAGAGAGAAGAGGAAACATAGCAAAATACTCAGAACAATAAAATACACGTGAAAAGCCCCAATCTTTTTATATGCTCGCCAAAAGCAGGAGTAATTGACAGAATTAAGACATGATCTGGAAAATGATCCAACATGGTGAGTTTACCTAATCTCAATGGGAAGATTTTTCCAAAAGTGGAAGCCACCTCTGAGATGGCCCTTCTCCTCACCAGAAACAAATTCTCTACACTGCAGTATATGCATATGTAAAGATGATATGTTCTATACAGTAGAAGACAATctctcaaattattattattttattatttactttacttatagcctgcctttctccctgagggaacccaaggcagctaacaaccaaGACTTGAACCTGAACTCAAGAGAGCCTCATAAGCCACAAGTAAATCCTTGAAATGGGTTAGCATTTAATTGGTGACCTGTGTAACTCCTTAAGTGCAGATCTCATATGTTCATGATCTAATTAAGCCAAGTTGTCATATTCTGCACCAGTTGCAAACTCCAAAACAAATCCAAGGGTGGTCCTACATATAGGGTGGGACCGTCTATCAAGATTTGACACAAAATTAAGCAATTGTTGTTCAagggaaccttttttttttttaaaaaaaaaaaacaaatatctgAAGCtgtgatgactaaactgagactttgGTACTTcgaccatatcatgagaagatatgactaGAAAAGACAATTAGTAAAACAGAAGGCATCAGGAAAAGAGGAGGACCACATTCCAGGTGGAAGAGTCAACCAAAGAAGACACAAATGCCCTGCATCTATAAAACTAGAGCAGGGCAGTAGATGATTTCGTGACTTGGAGGTTTCTCCTTCATAGGGCCACCATAGGTTGAAGTCAACttggcagcaacaataataactgAATGTAAGACCAAATGTAGCTAAGTCTGCAATATTTAACACGCAGTACACAAGGCTCTGCTTTGATGACATTGAGCTGAATACAGACATTCCGCATTGGACAAAGAAATTCAATCCCTTCTGAAGGGTAACTGATGCATACATAAGTCACCAACTGGATTCTGGATATAGTTGTATTGCAGTAGTCTAGTTTTGAGTTTCCCATAGTGTATATTGTTGAATTATTAGGTGCTCCTTGCCACTGAGATACAGATCAATCCAATTGGGTCTGGGAATATGTGAAGCTCTGCTGGCAGACCTTATTTATTGTTGTATCTCTTTGCAGGGTACAGTCATTTTCCCAAACATAGCTTCTGCCTTGCATGATCCAAAAGAATGGGAGACACCTCTTCAATTCAACCCAGGCCATTTCCTTGACAAGGACGGGAATTTTATCTGCCGAGATGCCTTCATACCATTTTCTTTAGGTACCTGAGAAAGTTATTACATTCTCTTTTAGTCTTTGAATTTCCAAAAATTGTTAACATTTTTATTTGTTATCTTTTAAGGATATTTTTCCTCCAAATGTTAAGgatatcctcccccaaatggtCTTGTGTGCTACTCTTCTGACCACCTATCACATTCTCAAAGAATGTGTTTACcttgattcatttatttattgtctttCAGCCTGATGCACTAGATAGCTGATCAATCATTTAAAGTTTGACAAAATTGATCATTTCTCAGTTTTGTAGTCATTGCACATCTCCAAATGGAGAAAATATATTGGGGatataattctttttaaaatatccaaatgaCATTTTTGCAATCTGAGCTACTTTATGGCAATTCCTGGAACGGGctccaatattttatttccatctttAACGGGTGCCTTTTGACAAACATTGGCGGTGATGAACCTTCCATGTTTTGTCCCACTTGCTTCCTTCCTACCCTGCAATATTTGTAGTCTATCTGTAAAATGTAGTACTAATTTTTTTTAGCATATTTAATAAGAGACTGGAGAAAATTGGTATTCCAAGTAATAGACACACATATCCTAAGAAGAGTCCAATGTAGATCCAAGAAATCATGGCAAAGACCTCCTTCCCAAGAACTGAATGAGTGGATGTCAAAGGAACAACAACTAACACAACTTGGCAGAACCCAGGGAGTTatggctctacactgtagaattaatgcagtttgacatcactttaattgccatggttcaatgctatgaaattctgggagctgtagcttggtgaggcaccaacaatccttggcagagaaggaggaggaacttgtaaaactacaactcctatcattccATTTTGCTGAGGACAAACAGGGGGAAAATAGAAGAGTCAGGTAAATGaggaaaattattaaaaaaattagctTAAACTTTTCCAGACAATTTGATTTTTATTGTTTGTCTCATTCTTTCTGCAGGGCATCGAGTGTGC is a window from the Anolis carolinensis isolate JA03-04 chromosome 3, rAnoCar3.1.pri, whole genome shotgun sequence genome containing:
- the LOC100566891 gene encoding cytochrome P450 2J6 isoform X2 gives rise to the protein MLNGFHAVKAGLTTHPEDVAGRPVLPFFKALANNKGILLSTGRTWKHQRRFSIMTLKNLGLGKRSLEYQIQEEAYHLVENFRATKGKPTNPSFALTLAVSNVICAVVFGHRFSNEDETFHQLLEAMEPIFKFGGSLPHFIYDLFPSLMSHIPGSHQKALSARDFVCSFIKKEINKHQDIAAIDDPQDFIYSYLAQLEKMEDQANTPYDESNMIQSIFDLFLGGTETSSTTLNWTLLYMVLYPDIQAKVQKEIDAVIAPGQTICYEDRKSLPYTNAVIHESQRFSNIIAIGLPRLCVKDTTIRQFSIKRGTVIFPNIASALHDPKEWETPLQFNPGHFLDKDGNFICRDAFIPFSLGHRVCLGENLAKTEMFLFFSNLLQAFTFHLAERTKNVNTTPIWGGTLQPHYFEICAIPR